In Triticum aestivum cultivar Chinese Spring chromosome 5B, IWGSC CS RefSeq v2.1, whole genome shotgun sequence, the following proteins share a genomic window:
- the LOC123117187 gene encoding uncharacterized protein has translation MAPTPAGGTTGRSAGGGEGACKEAQLPEAIRTMASTAWSCTDLGDGAADDVGEPRGRLGGGGDSTPIDCGAAHDGGSKAAGAHRHDRISALTTPAGGRRSPHATHGHGAQRRPP, from the exons ATGGCGCCTACACCTGCAGGCGGGACGACGGGGAGGTCTGCCGGCGGTGGCGAGGGAGCATGTAAGGAAGCACAG CTGCCTGAAGCAATTAGGACGATGGCGTCAACTGCATGGAGCTGCACCGACCTGGGTGATGGAGCTGCGGACGATGTCGGCGAG CCGCGAGgtcgacttggaggcggtggcgaTTCAACGCCGATTGACTGCGGCGCCGCTCACGACGGCGGCTCGAAGGCCGCGGGAGCGCACCGACACGACCGCATCTCGGCACTGACCACACCTGCTGGCGGGAGGCGCTCTCCCCACGCGACCCACGGCCATGGTGCGCAGCGGCGACCTCCGTGA